A genome region from Nocardia sp. NBC_01730 includes the following:
- a CDS encoding alpha/beta fold hydrolase, which produces MFSYPGRDGQTLFAAEVGTGARTVVLLHGGGPDHRSLLPLGHRLAGDYRILLPDIRGYGRSLCPDPACHTWPQYAEDAVALLDHLGIARSAIGGTGMGSTIAARTLLAYPDRFDAGILISVEEIEDDEAKQAETAMMDAFAVTVATDGIEAAWAPILPALAPVIETLVREAIPRSDPASIAAAAAIGRDRSFRNSSELAAIAAPTLVFPGIDERHPTSVAQDLVRILPNGHLAPNTFTADIRTADDLADTLAPGIRAFLTSVFND; this is translated from the coding sequence GTGTTCAGCTATCCTGGCCGTGACGGCCAAACGCTTTTCGCGGCGGAGGTCGGCACCGGCGCTCGCACGGTTGTCCTCCTGCACGGCGGTGGACCCGACCATCGCAGCTTGTTGCCGCTGGGACACCGCCTGGCTGGTGACTATCGCATCCTCCTGCCCGATATCCGAGGTTACGGCCGGTCGCTGTGTCCCGACCCGGCCTGCCACACCTGGCCCCAGTACGCCGAGGACGCGGTGGCGTTGCTCGACCATCTCGGGATCGCCCGGTCGGCGATCGGCGGTACCGGGATGGGGTCGACTATCGCCGCCCGCACCCTGCTCGCCTACCCCGACCGATTCGACGCCGGAATTCTGATCAGCGTCGAGGAGATCGAGGACGACGAGGCGAAACAAGCGGAAACGGCGATGATGGACGCCTTCGCGGTCACCGTCGCTACGGACGGCATCGAAGCGGCGTGGGCGCCGATTCTGCCAGCACTGGCTCCGGTGATCGAAACCTTGGTCCGAGAGGCGATCCCACGCAGTGATCCGGCGAGTATCGCCGCGGCCGCCGCGATCGGTCGTGACCGCAGCTTCCGCAACTCCTCCGAACTCGCCGCGATCGCCGCGCCCACGCTGGTATTCCCGGGTATCGACGAACGGCACCCTACCTCCGTGGCGCAGGACCTGGTGCGGATACTGCCGAACGGACATCTCGCCCCGAACACCTTCACTGCCGATATCCGCACCGCGGACGACCTCGCAGACACCCTGGCCCCGGGAATTCGAGCGTTCCTGACCAGCGTGTTCAACGACTGA
- a CDS encoding MFS transporter has product MTSTIRTHDHDKDLSGTRDYDCCRDQPDAQPSDHKVGMFASLAVRNYRYYFVGQVVSNTGTWMQRIAQDWLVLNLTGSSFAVGITTAMQFLPMLFFGLYGGVIADRFHKRQLLIFTQSSMGLLAAALGVLTLTGTVQLWHVYLLALLVGLVTVVDNPTRQTFVAEMVGHNQLRNAVSLNAANFQTARLIGPAVAGAVIAAVGSGWAFVINACSFGAVIGGLLAVRTSQQRPVPRLSRQKGQLREGLRYVKARPQLIWPIALVGFIGTFGFNFPTVLSGFAYHVFRIDAGQYGLLNTALAAGSLAGALLATRKSWVRLRMLVMTAVGFGVMEAVTAFAPEYWLFAAMLIVVGMLGVTFNTSSNSMVQLATDPTMRGRVMSLYMMVFTGGTPIGGPIVGWVTEQFGPRIGLFACGAISATAAVAVALILGRVSGQRLRLSRRGVSFIPREDPAAVA; this is encoded by the coding sequence GTGACTTCGACAATCCGAACCCACGACCATGACAAGGACCTCTCCGGCACGAGAGACTACGACTGCTGCCGCGACCAGCCGGATGCCCAGCCGTCCGACCACAAGGTCGGTATGTTCGCCTCACTCGCCGTACGCAACTACCGCTACTACTTCGTCGGCCAGGTAGTTTCGAACACTGGCACCTGGATGCAGCGCATTGCCCAGGACTGGCTGGTCCTCAACCTCACTGGCAGCTCCTTCGCCGTCGGAATCACCACCGCCATGCAGTTTCTGCCGATGCTGTTTTTCGGCCTCTACGGCGGCGTGATCGCAGACCGCTTCCACAAGCGCCAGCTGCTGATTTTCACTCAGAGCAGCATGGGCCTGCTCGCCGCAGCGCTCGGGGTCCTGACGCTGACCGGGACGGTGCAGCTCTGGCATGTCTACCTGCTGGCCCTGCTGGTCGGGCTGGTCACGGTCGTGGACAACCCGACCCGGCAGACCTTCGTCGCGGAGATGGTCGGCCACAACCAGCTGCGCAACGCGGTGAGCCTCAACGCGGCGAACTTCCAGACCGCGCGGCTGATCGGGCCTGCGGTGGCCGGCGCGGTGATCGCGGCCGTGGGCTCGGGGTGGGCGTTCGTCATCAACGCTTGCTCCTTCGGCGCTGTGATCGGCGGTTTGCTGGCTGTGCGGACGTCGCAGCAGCGGCCGGTACCTCGGCTGTCCCGACAGAAGGGACAGCTGCGGGAGGGACTTCGGTACGTGAAAGCGCGTCCACAGCTGATCTGGCCGATCGCGCTGGTGGGCTTCATCGGGACATTCGGGTTCAACTTCCCCACCGTGCTGTCGGGATTTGCGTACCACGTTTTCCGTATCGACGCTGGACAGTACGGACTGCTCAACACCGCGCTGGCCGCCGGGTCGCTGGCGGGTGCACTGCTCGCGACACGGAAGTCGTGGGTGCGACTGCGGATGCTGGTGATGACCGCGGTCGGCTTCGGCGTTATGGAGGCGGTCACCGCGTTCGCACCGGAATACTGGCTGTTCGCTGCGATGTTGATCGTGGTGGGCATGCTCGGGGTCACCTTCAACACATCGAGCAACTCGATGGTGCAATTGGCCACCGACCCGACAATGCGGGGGCGGGTGATGTCCCTCTACATGATGGTCTTCACCGGCGGCACACCGATCGGCGGGCCCATAGTCGGCTGGGTCACCGAACAGTTCGGGCCACGAATCGGCCTGTTCGCCTGCGGCGCGATCTCCGCGACCGCAGCGGTCGCCGTCGCGTTGATCCTCGGCCGCGTCAGCGGCCAACGTCTGCGGCTCTCGCGCCGTGGCGTCTCCTTCATCCCTCGCGAGGACCCGGCCGCGGTGGCGTAG
- a CDS encoding MarR family winged helix-turn-helix transcriptional regulator has protein sequence MPELIAEDDRAAVTTLRASIMLLARRLRHQQVEHSLSSAEMQVLGTLARHGRATPSELARKEYVQPPSMTRIIALLEDKGLVRRGPHPEDRRQVVVTATESAAEILAESRRKRDAWLAELAQGLTEEEWACLRSAAPVLERLAQL, from the coding sequence ATGCCGGAGCTGATTGCTGAGGACGACCGTGCCGCCGTGACCACGCTGCGCGCGTCGATCATGCTGCTCGCCCGCCGCCTGCGCCATCAGCAGGTCGAGCATTCACTGAGCTCGGCCGAGATGCAGGTGCTCGGGACGCTCGCCCGCCATGGCCGAGCCACGCCCAGTGAGCTGGCCCGTAAGGAGTACGTCCAACCGCCGTCGATGACGAGGATCATCGCGCTGCTGGAGGACAAGGGCCTGGTCAGGCGCGGGCCGCATCCGGAGGACCGGCGGCAGGTGGTGGTAACCGCCACCGAGTCGGCAGCGGAGATCCTGGCCGAGAGTCGCCGGAAGCGCGATGCGTGGCTGGCGGAGTTGGCCCAGGGCCTCACCGAAGAAGAGTGGGCGTGTTTGCGCTCCGCCGCGCCGGTACTCGAGCGCCTCGCACAGTTATGA
- the ligA gene encoding NAD-dependent DNA ligase LigA: protein METGERIQELADRIVALRDAYYQGSPLVADAEYDAIEDELRGLIEAHPDLTPDPNPLEEVGAPAVLHAPIRHSRPMLSLEKATKPEQVAAFFDRFPGQPVVVMPKLDGLSLALVFEDGRLVRAVTRGDGTTGDDVTVLVRALVDGVPERIDVPGRVEVRGEAVMLRSTFLAYNTAHPDKPLINPRNAAAGTLRAKDPATVSERRLRFFGFDLDTSAGGAAVDLEQGLQALGVAGAQMRLCAGAEQAQVAITAIEQGRNELDYDLDGAVLRLADRDAYAAAGTRSNSPRGALAFKFAAEEKTTLLADVVWDVGKTGKIVPVAWLEPVFVGGTTVTKATLANQEVIRARDIKVGDTVLVRRAGDVIPFVAGVLDASKRTGEEREIVPPAACPSCEQPVTENGNSRELFCTNVSCPAQTVRRLIHWASRAAADIDAIGQVWIERLAEAGVLERPSDFYTLTKERLLEFDRIGEVSAARMIDSIDASRHVGLRRALIGLAIPMASDGTAARLARAGFGSLEEVADAGEERLVAVEDIGPKVAASLVTHLTRLRPELERLREAGVCLDVREEDLPPVIAAGAPLEGKTVVITGAISDPRSGEKVARPTFQRLCEKAGATAASSVSANTDLLITGAGVGESKLTKAEKLGVEVVDQGEIWNLLIAAKVI from the coding sequence GTGGAAACTGGGGAACGAATCCAAGAGCTCGCGGATCGCATTGTGGCGCTGCGCGACGCCTACTACCAGGGCTCGCCGCTGGTCGCGGACGCCGAGTACGACGCGATCGAGGACGAGCTACGTGGCCTGATCGAGGCGCACCCCGACCTCACGCCCGACCCGAATCCGCTGGAGGAGGTCGGCGCGCCCGCGGTGCTGCATGCCCCGATCCGGCACTCGCGTCCAATGCTGTCACTCGAGAAGGCGACCAAACCTGAGCAGGTCGCGGCGTTCTTCGACCGCTTCCCCGGCCAGCCGGTGGTGGTGATGCCGAAGCTCGACGGCTTGTCTCTGGCCTTGGTCTTCGAGGACGGGCGGCTGGTGCGGGCCGTGACCCGGGGTGATGGCACCACCGGTGACGACGTGACCGTGCTGGTCCGCGCGTTGGTCGATGGCGTCCCCGAGCGGATCGACGTCCCGGGGCGGGTGGAGGTGCGTGGCGAGGCGGTGATGCTGCGCTCGACCTTCCTCGCCTACAACACGGCGCATCCGGACAAGCCGCTGATCAATCCGCGCAACGCCGCGGCGGGCACGCTGCGGGCGAAGGACCCGGCCACAGTCTCCGAGCGCCGCCTGCGGTTCTTCGGCTTCGATTTGGATACCTCTGCTGGCGGCGCTGCGGTCGATCTGGAGCAGGGGCTGCAGGCACTGGGAGTCGCGGGTGCGCAGATGCGGCTCTGCGCCGGCGCCGAGCAGGCGCAGGTGGCGATCACCGCGATCGAGCAAGGTCGCAACGAGCTGGACTACGACCTCGACGGTGCGGTGCTGCGGCTGGCTGACCGCGATGCCTACGCGGCGGCCGGGACTCGGTCGAACTCCCCACGTGGCGCGCTGGCGTTCAAGTTCGCCGCCGAGGAGAAGACCACGTTGCTGGCCGACGTGGTCTGGGACGTCGGCAAGACGGGCAAGATCGTCCCGGTCGCGTGGCTGGAGCCGGTGTTCGTGGGCGGCACGACGGTCACGAAGGCGACGCTGGCCAACCAAGAGGTGATCCGCGCCCGCGACATCAAGGTCGGTGACACGGTGCTGGTGCGCCGCGCAGGCGACGTGATCCCGTTCGTGGCGGGTGTGCTCGACGCCTCCAAGCGCACGGGTGAGGAGCGCGAGATCGTGCCGCCCGCCGCCTGCCCCTCGTGCGAGCAGCCGGTGACCGAGAACGGCAACAGCCGGGAGCTGTTCTGCACCAACGTGTCGTGCCCCGCACAGACGGTGCGCAGGCTCATCCACTGGGCGTCGCGGGCGGCGGCGGACATCGACGCCATCGGGCAGGTGTGGATCGAACGCCTGGCCGAGGCGGGCGTCCTGGAGCGCCCGTCGGACTTCTACACGCTGACAAAGGAACGTCTGCTCGAGTTCGACCGCATAGGCGAGGTCTCGGCCGCGCGCATGATCGACTCGATCGATGCCAGCCGCCACGTCGGCCTGCGCCGCGCGCTGATCGGCCTGGCGATCCCGATGGCCTCCGACGGCACCGCCGCGCGCCTGGCCCGGGCGGGATTCGGCTCCCTGGAGGAGGTCGCCGACGCGGGCGAGGAACGGCTCGTGGCTGTGGAGGATATCGGACCGAAAGTCGCCGCCTCCCTGGTCACGCACCTCACTCGCCTGCGCCCCGAACTGGAACGGCTACGAGAGGCGGGCGTCTGTCTGGACGTGCGCGAGGAGGACCTTCCCCCGGTCATTGCGGCTGGCGCGCCCCTGGAAGGAAAGACCGTGGTGATCACCGGCGCTATCAGTGACCCGCGCTCCGGCGAGAAGGTCGCCCGCCCGACGTTCCAACGCCTGTGTGAGAAGGCGGGCGCGACGGCGGCGTCCTCGGTCTCGGCGAACACCGACCTGCTCATCACCGGAGCTGGGGTCGGTGAGAGCAAGTTGACCAAGGCAGAGAAGCTCGGCGTCGAGGTCGTCGACCAGGGCGAGATCTGGAACCTGCTGATCGCCGCTAAGGTCATCTAG
- a CDS encoding hemerythrin domain-containing protein, with protein sequence MDIAELILDDHHEQRRLFAILEQITRAETDVLSVIWDRLAAFLELYAQAEKEIFYPALLQVGLAARCAGGVEEEKLDAIHDHNEIRDAIVEVARHRVGTADWYVAVAAANSANSDHMAEEEREGLTDFRRLAGLPRRHQLAVAFAAFEARNYADVQPVDKDPVSYVRAAEKRLRIAASGSLSVGTLKRN encoded by the coding sequence GTGGACATTGCCGAGTTGATCCTTGATGACCACCATGAGCAGCGGCGGCTGTTCGCGATCCTGGAGCAGATTACTCGCGCGGAGACCGATGTGCTTTCGGTGATCTGGGACAGGCTGGCGGCCTTCCTCGAGCTGTATGCGCAGGCAGAGAAGGAGATCTTCTACCCCGCGCTGCTGCAGGTGGGTCTCGCGGCCCGGTGCGCGGGCGGGGTGGAGGAGGAGAAACTCGACGCTATCCACGACCACAACGAGATCAGGGACGCGATCGTCGAAGTGGCGCGTCATCGGGTCGGCACCGCTGACTGGTATGTGGCTGTCGCGGCAGCGAACTCGGCCAACAGCGATCACATGGCCGAGGAAGAACGTGAGGGCCTGACCGACTTCCGCCGCCTGGCCGGGTTGCCGCGCCGCCATCAGCTGGCCGTCGCCTTCGCCGCTTTCGAGGCGCGGAACTACGCCGACGTCCAGCCCGTCGACAAGGATCCCGTCAGCTACGTTCGCGCGGCAGAGAAGAGGCTGCGGATCGCTGCGAGCGGATCGCTGAGTGTCGGCACCCTGAAGCGGAACTGA
- a CDS encoding class I SAM-dependent methyltransferase yields MPATAVERSDLWARAFAALYDPLLWVGERAGMGARRRDLLGCARGRTVELGSGTGLNLGYYPDGLDELILTEPEGAMRARLARRLRRSRCRARVLDASAEQLPFADETVDTVVSTLVLCTVEDPDPVLREIERVLRPRGQLLFLEHVRSQSPRLAHWQDRLAGPWRRFAEGCHCNRATLELIRACGLELEDVQETSWRGMPPIVRPLITGVATKSNI; encoded by the coding sequence GTGCCAGCGACAGCGGTCGAGCGCTCGGACCTGTGGGCGCGGGCGTTCGCGGCCCTGTATGACCCTCTGCTGTGGGTGGGTGAGAGGGCGGGGATGGGCGCTCGTCGGCGGGATTTGCTCGGCTGTGCGAGGGGGCGGACTGTCGAGCTCGGCAGCGGTACCGGTCTTAACCTGGGATACTACCCTGACGGCCTTGACGAGCTGATCTTGACCGAACCGGAGGGCGCGATGCGTGCGCGGTTGGCACGGAGGCTGCGCCGCAGTCGATGTCGGGCGCGTGTGCTCGACGCATCTGCGGAACAACTGCCGTTCGCGGATGAAACCGTGGATACGGTCGTCTCAACGCTCGTGTTGTGCACTGTCGAGGACCCTGATCCGGTGTTGCGGGAGATCGAGCGTGTGTTGCGCCCCCGCGGCCAGCTGCTGTTTCTCGAGCACGTACGTTCCCAGTCGCCGCGACTTGCCCATTGGCAAGATCGCCTCGCCGGCCCGTGGCGCCGGTTCGCGGAGGGCTGCCACTGCAACCGTGCCACCCTCGAGCTGATCCGGGCGTGCGGGCTGGAGCTCGAAGACGTACAGGAAACGTCGTGGCGGGGAATGCCCCCGATCGTTCGACCGCTGATCACGGGTGTGGCCACCAAAAGCAATATCTGA
- a CDS encoding HEAT repeat domain-containing protein, whose translation MRLLDGLAAGNASTRLKAALAIGTHPVPGFVDVLVERCAIEPDFFVRDMLTWALTRLPSEITVPKLRAQLCSERAQARSQALHTLSKIGDQNAWPAIARSLLHDSDDEVARSAWRAAVVLVPDGEKEGLAAELATQFGRGDRDVRLSLSRALVALGDVIEPILQAAMAGHDPTMRAHASATRRLLHNPDAGFDLAVDEARRVVALGPDRDEATAC comes from the coding sequence ATGCGGCTGCTCGACGGATTGGCCGCTGGGAACGCGTCGACGCGGCTGAAGGCGGCCCTGGCGATCGGCACGCATCCCGTACCCGGTTTCGTCGACGTGCTCGTAGAACGGTGCGCGATCGAGCCGGACTTCTTCGTGCGCGACATGCTCACATGGGCGCTGACCCGCCTCCCGTCGGAGATTACGGTTCCGAAACTGCGCGCGCAGCTTTGTTCCGAACGCGCACAGGCCCGGAGCCAGGCATTGCATACGCTGTCGAAGATCGGGGACCAGAACGCGTGGCCCGCAATCGCGCGGTCGTTGCTGCACGATTCCGACGACGAGGTCGCGCGGAGTGCATGGCGCGCAGCCGTCGTTCTCGTGCCCGATGGGGAGAAGGAAGGGCTGGCTGCGGAACTGGCTACGCAATTCGGCCGAGGTGACCGGGACGTACGGCTGAGTCTGAGCCGTGCCCTCGTCGCGCTCGGCGATGTGATCGAGCCGATCCTGCAGGCGGCGATGGCAGGCCACGACCCGACGATGCGTGCGCATGCGAGCGCGACGCGGCGGCTGCTGCACAACCCGGATGCCGGATTCGACCTCGCCGTCGATGAGGCACGACGGGTCGTCGCGCTCGGTCCGGACCGGGACGAGGCAACTGCATGCTGA
- a CDS encoding HEAT repeat domain-containing protein, which translates to MLIGEVARRSGVSARMLRHYDSLGLVRPTGRTVGGYREYSAEDIRRIFHVEGLRSLGLSLRQIGSALDDPGFTPSVLVGDLIRKAEERLNREQELLERLRAVDTAEPSSWQDVARIVELLHGLASPSAARRQQAVLAPAEDLPMPAELLAEAVLIESDPNVAGALRWALARAGGDGVASLIPAMSSENVDIRRRAVLALAELPGDEATAALTDALEDTDTTVRRHAALALGARGMTRAVPTLVGTVVEGPNDVEAAEILGTLASDAEWADRIMSAMVDELAAHTADSAVRMRLTQALAEMPGTIALNVLRQLAHDDDRAVALIASALVKALEERPV; encoded by the coding sequence ATGCTGATCGGTGAGGTGGCGCGCCGCTCGGGGGTGAGCGCCCGGATGCTCAGGCACTACGACTCCCTCGGGCTGGTACGACCCACAGGCCGTACCGTGGGTGGTTACCGGGAATACTCTGCCGAAGACATCCGGCGGATCTTCCACGTGGAGGGTCTGCGATCCCTGGGACTGTCACTGCGCCAGATCGGATCCGCTCTCGACGATCCCGGATTCACCCCGTCGGTACTGGTCGGCGACCTCATCCGAAAAGCCGAGGAACGACTGAACCGGGAGCAGGAGCTACTCGAGCGGCTCCGTGCGGTCGATACGGCCGAGCCCTCCAGCTGGCAGGACGTCGCGCGCATCGTCGAGCTCCTGCACGGACTCGCATCGCCGAGCGCCGCACGGCGGCAACAAGCCGTCCTGGCCCCGGCCGAGGACCTGCCGATGCCCGCCGAGCTGCTGGCCGAGGCGGTCCTCATCGAATCCGATCCGAACGTTGCCGGGGCCCTGCGGTGGGCCCTCGCGAGGGCCGGCGGTGACGGTGTTGCGAGCCTGATACCCGCCATGAGCTCGGAGAACGTCGACATCCGGCGGCGCGCGGTCCTGGCGCTCGCCGAGCTACCCGGCGACGAGGCGACCGCAGCGCTCACGGACGCGCTCGAGGATACGGACACGACGGTCCGCAGACATGCCGCGCTGGCACTGGGCGCGCGGGGCATGACCCGAGCTGTGCCGACGCTCGTCGGCACAGTGGTCGAAGGCCCGAACGATGTCGAGGCAGCCGAGATACTGGGAACCCTGGCATCCGACGCCGAGTGGGCGGATCGGATCATGAGTGCGATGGTCGATGAACTCGCCGCCCACACAGCGGATTCGGCGGTACGGATGCGACTGACACAGGCACTCGCCGAGATGCCGGGGACTATCGCTCTCAATGTCCTGCGGCAACTGGCCCATGACGATGATCGGGCCGTGGCCCTCATTGCCTCGGCCCTTGTGAAAGCGCTCGAAGAACGGCCGGTCTGA
- a CDS encoding alpha/beta hydrolase, translating to MKRTIHLDVLVPANQSKSRPTVLLLDGNGAKESQPKSTWTLRGGAKEFFADKPVNVVMPVGGGGTYYTDWLKDDPTLGHQKWETFLTEELPPLIDRELKGNGTYAVGGLSMGAGAAAILAVRHPNMFRALAAFSGCYSADGIGQLSVRPVVEAKGGNPDNMWGTAGNPEWDAHDPMKHLDALRGKPVHLYVGTGVPGLDDGLFDGNWSWPDDPFRASEIEHVSHDCTGATGTAMGLSGADVSTDWAAIGVHSWPYWKAALPKSWPTLKAGLGV from the coding sequence ATGAAGCGGACCATTCATCTCGACGTGCTGGTGCCGGCGAATCAGTCGAAATCCCGGCCGACGGTGCTGCTGCTGGACGGAAACGGGGCGAAGGAATCCCAGCCCAAAAGCACCTGGACCCTACGAGGAGGTGCCAAGGAGTTCTTCGCCGACAAGCCGGTCAATGTGGTGATGCCCGTCGGCGGTGGAGGAACGTACTACACCGACTGGTTGAAAGACGATCCCACACTCGGACACCAGAAGTGGGAAACCTTCCTCACCGAGGAGCTGCCGCCGTTGATCGACCGCGAGTTGAAAGGCAACGGGACCTACGCCGTTGGCGGGCTGTCGATGGGAGCAGGAGCGGCGGCCATTCTCGCGGTGCGACACCCTAATATGTTCCGAGCCCTGGCAGCCTTCAGCGGTTGCTACTCTGCCGACGGTATCGGGCAACTCTCGGTGCGCCCCGTGGTCGAAGCGAAAGGCGGAAACCCGGACAACATGTGGGGTACTGCGGGCAATCCGGAGTGGGACGCGCACGACCCGATGAAACACCTCGACGCGCTGCGCGGCAAACCAGTCCACCTGTACGTCGGCACCGGCGTGCCCGGCCTCGATGATGGCCTGTTCGACGGAAACTGGTCGTGGCCCGATGACCCGTTTCGGGCGAGCGAGATCGAACATGTCTCCCATGACTGCACCGGCGCCACCGGGACCGCCATGGGACTCTCCGGTGCCGACGTCTCCACCGACTGGGCCGCCATCGGCGTCCACTCATGGCCGTACTGGAAGGCCGCACTGCCCAAATCCTGGCCTACCCTGAAAGCAGGCCTTGGCGTATAA
- a CDS encoding type 1 glutamine amidotransferase domain-containing protein encodes MARILFVITGASFWTLGDGTRHPTGYWAEEFTAPYRALTGAGHEVAVATPGGVVPHVDVMSLRPSIVGGEQIALEEEEILRSAEELRRPIELANARLEDYEAVYYPGGHGPMEDLCNDADSGRLLTAALVSGRPLAIVCHGPAALLATRRKGVSPFASYQVTGFTNDEEEAVGLAAKARWLLEDELVSMGVHFTRGEIWKPYTVVDRNLYTGQNPASAGPLAQELLKVLN; translated from the coding sequence GTGGCCAGGATCCTGTTCGTAATAACCGGCGCAAGTTTTTGGACGCTCGGGGACGGCACCCGGCATCCGACTGGTTACTGGGCCGAAGAGTTCACGGCCCCGTACCGTGCGCTCACCGGGGCCGGCCATGAGGTCGCGGTGGCCACGCCCGGCGGCGTAGTGCCGCACGTCGACGTGATGAGCCTGCGTCCCTCGATTGTCGGCGGTGAACAGATTGCCCTCGAGGAGGAGGAAATCCTGCGGTCTGCCGAGGAGTTGCGGCGGCCGATCGAGCTGGCGAATGCTCGGTTGGAGGACTACGAGGCCGTTTACTATCCCGGTGGCCACGGTCCGATGGAGGACCTGTGTAACGATGCCGATTCGGGTCGGCTGCTGACCGCGGCCCTCGTCTCGGGCCGGCCCCTGGCCATCGTCTGCCACGGGCCGGCCGCGCTGCTGGCCACCCGCCGGAAAGGTGTTTCACCCTTTGCCAGTTACCAGGTCACCGGCTTCACCAACGACGAAGAGGAGGCCGTTGGACTGGCCGCCAAAGCCCGATGGTTGCTGGAGGACGAACTGGTCAGCATGGGCGTCCACTTCACCCGCGGCGAGATCTGGAAGCCCTACACGGTCGTGGATCGCAATCTGTACACCGGGCAGAACCCCGCGTCCGCCGGGCCGCTGGCCCAGGAATTGTTGAAGGTGCTGAACTAG